One window of Dermacentor albipictus isolate Rhodes 1998 colony chromosome 9, USDA_Dalb.pri_finalv2, whole genome shotgun sequence genomic DNA carries:
- the LOC135902015 gene encoding uncharacterized protein isoform X5: MALGQRWASVRYLALRDVSPFLLCFKCILRKDKSATRAQDETSIRRGADSSRRLCVGQNTSGHGRDQTSTDTPVARGSNKPGTDSRVKDDFPVVHGSNSGGTNSGAKFRFPGDKDFPMAHEANNGETDCLASFPLLSIQALKTLIILVHPVGLHCLRTYKLTVNVPPLEVARAIILTRKTDKREMIGAQPAHVKP, encoded by the exons ATGGCACTTGGACAGCGGTGGGCGTCGGTCCGCTACCTTGCCTTGAGGGATGTAAGCCCGTTTCTTTTGTGTTTTAAGTGTATTTTACGAAAAGACAAATCGGCCACACGAGCGCAAGACGAAACGAGCATTAGAAGAGGTGCGGATTCTAGCCGGCGCTTGTGTGTGGGCCAAAACACTTCCGGCCATGGGCGGGACCAGACGTCGACG GACACTCCCGTGGCTCGTGGTTCGAACAAGCCTGGGACAGACAGCCGGGTCAAG GACGACTTCCCCGTGGTTCATGGTTCGAACAGCGGGGGGACCAACAGCGGGGCCAAGTTCCGTTTCCCAGGTGACAAG GACTTTCCCATGGCTCATGAAGCAAACAACGGGGAGACGGACTGCCTGGCCAGTTTCCCGCTTCTCAGCATACAAG CCTTGAAGACGCTGATCATACTTGTTCACCCCGTTGGACTTCATTGTCTCCGGACGTACAAGTTAACAGTGAATGTGCCACCACTGGAAGTAGCAAGGGCCATAATCCTCACAAG GAAGACTGACAAAAGGGAGATGATTGGTGCGCAACCTGCCCACGTCAAACCATGA